In Streptomyces sp. P3, one DNA window encodes the following:
- a CDS encoding nuclear transport factor 2 family protein, with product MTSANIDIARTYFQAVQTGDMATLGELLDEAIVWHQPGANQFSGEHKGRDAVFQMLGSMMETSRGTFAIDKIHTLMANDDLVAATIHFSGRHDDASMSMDGVDLLRIENGKITEMWLFSGDPAAEDAFWG from the coding sequence ATGACCAGCGCGAACATCGACATCGCCCGCACCTACTTCCAGGCCGTGCAGACGGGAGACATGGCCACCCTCGGCGAACTCCTCGACGAGGCGATCGTCTGGCACCAGCCCGGCGCCAACCAGTTCTCCGGCGAGCACAAGGGCCGCGACGCCGTCTTCCAGATGCTCGGCAGCATGATGGAAACCAGCCGGGGCACCTTCGCCATCGACAAGATCCACACGCTCATGGCCAACGACGACCTGGTCGCCGCCACCATCCACTTCAGCGGCCGCCACGACGACGCGTCGATGAGCATGGACGGCGTCGACCTCCTGCGCATCGAGAACGGCAAGATCACCGAGATGTGGCTCTTCTCCGGCGACCCGGCCGCCGAAGACGCCTTCTGGGGCTGA